In Marinicella rhabdoformis, a genomic segment contains:
- a CDS encoding peroxiredoxin family protein, translating to MKQIDLMPLVFSVLVLALASPSGFANDAESGGHDMHHHEISSPKDYVIMQTWDHQKQVLLSSGMTEAEADGKILDWLTTYQSMDRAAGKDRIGLQAPPFQFDGWLNSEPLALDDLKGHVVFIRWFTDTCPFCASSAPGLRQLYDEYTDQGLKMIAVFHPKAGRDDPLDKERVARVVEARNFKFPVAIDWDWRKGTLKDWWLTGPKRPGTSVTFILDKSGVIRFVHPGMEYHEDNGSELHKMCASDMGNIKNAIESLLAE from the coding sequence ATGAAACAAATTGATTTAATGCCTTTGGTTTTTTCGGTCTTGGTGCTGGCTTTAGCTTCGCCGTCAGGTTTTGCCAATGATGCCGAAAGTGGTGGCCATGACATGCACCATCATGAAATATCATCTCCAAAAGACTACGTCATCATGCAGACATGGGATCACCAAAAACAGGTTTTGCTTTCAAGTGGAATGACTGAAGCCGAGGCGGATGGCAAAATTTTAGACTGGCTGACCACTTACCAATCCATGGACCGTGCTGCGGGTAAAGATCGAATCGGTTTGCAAGCGCCGCCCTTTCAATTTGACGGTTGGTTGAATTCAGAACCATTGGCTTTGGATGATTTGAAAGGGCATGTGGTCTTTATTCGTTGGTTCACCGACACCTGCCCTTTTTGTGCCAGCAGCGCGCCTGGCTTGCGGCAATTGTATGATGAATACACAGACCAAGGCTTGAAAATGATTGCTGTCTTTCATCCCAAGGCTGGACGTGATGATCCGTTGGACAAAGAGCGAGTGGCGCGTGTGGTGGAAGCGAGAAATTTCAAATTTCCCGTGGCCATTGATTGGGATTGGCGTAAGGGCACTTTAAAAGACTGGTGGCTCACCGGACCCAAACGACCCGGTACGTCAGTGACGTTCATTTTGGACAAATCCGGTGTGATTCGTTTTGTCCATCCCGGTATGGAATACCACGAAGACAATGGTTCTGAATTACATAAGATGTGTGCCAGTGACATGGGCAACATCAAAAATGCCATCGAATCACTGCTGGCGGAATGA
- a CDS encoding DUF2199 domain-containing protein → MAGIFSFKCSSCEEIHEGSPSFGFNAPDPYLEQSDEVKGQGKLTEDLCFYTDEDGTHYFVRAVLEIPIHGVSEPFMWGIWSSLSKASYERYVETYDCPDTGDCFFGYLSNYLPYYESTYALKLDVQPQDNNQRPQLVPHESEHQLVVDYENGICIARAQEIAEKCMHS, encoded by the coding sequence ATGGCGGGAATATTTAGTTTTAAATGCTCTTCGTGTGAAGAGATTCATGAAGGTTCACCTAGTTTTGGTTTTAATGCACCTGACCCATACTTGGAGCAGAGCGATGAGGTTAAAGGTCAGGGAAAGCTTACGGAAGACCTTTGTTTTTATACCGATGAAGACGGCACGCACTATTTTGTGCGTGCTGTATTAGAAATACCTATCCATGGTGTGAGCGAGCCGTTCATGTGGGGCATTTGGAGTTCATTAAGTAAAGCAAGTTATGAGCGCTATGTAGAGACATATGATTGTCCTGATACTGGTGATTGTTTTTTTGGGTACTTGTCTAACTATCTACCATATTATGAAAGTACGTATGCGCTCAAACTAGATGTTCAACCTCAAGACAATAATCAAAGGCCGCAGCTTGTTCCACATGAATCTGAGCATCAACTAGTAGTCGATTACGAAAATGGTATTTGTATTGCAAGAGCTCAGGAGATTGCAGAAAAGTGCATGCACAGCTAA
- a CDS encoding integron integrase: MKLLDQVRVKIKFLHYSDETAKIYNYWIKQFILFHDKKHPTSMGKQEIEQFLTYLATKRQVSASTQNQAFNALLFLYQKVLDISLEGQNINALRAKQRLHLPTVLSTQEVKQLIDQFDENIYKTITQTLYGCGLRISEVLALRIKDLDFDYNRMIIWDSKSLHDRSVPMPKQLIKPYQQLIQVNKRTHDRDLAKGYGTVELPNALQKKYPKAEKEFKWQYLFPMKKVSKDPKSGIIRRHHVLNSTYNRNLKIAVNHSGINKKITAHTLRHSYATHLLQAGIDVRTIQELMGHKSLETTMIYTHVVKELSEKNRFSPLDYL, translated from the coding sequence ATGAAATTACTCGACCAAGTCAGGGTGAAGATTAAATTCCTTCATTACAGCGATGAAACAGCAAAAATCTATAATTATTGGATCAAGCAGTTTATTTTATTCCACGACAAAAAGCACCCCACCAGCATGGGAAAGCAAGAGATTGAACAATTCTTGACTTATTTGGCTACCAAACGTCAGGTCTCAGCCAGCACACAAAATCAAGCGTTCAATGCCCTTTTGTTCCTTTATCAAAAAGTACTGGATATCTCTTTAGAGGGCCAAAACATCAATGCATTGCGCGCCAAGCAAAGGCTGCATTTACCTACTGTTCTGAGTACCCAAGAGGTCAAGCAGCTGATTGATCAATTCGATGAGAATATTTATAAAACCATAACCCAGACCTTATACGGTTGTGGACTGCGAATTTCTGAGGTATTGGCTTTAAGAATCAAAGATTTGGACTTTGATTACAATCGCATGATCATTTGGGACAGTAAATCTTTACATGACCGATCCGTACCGATGCCCAAGCAACTGATAAAACCCTACCAACAGTTGATTCAAGTGAATAAAAGAACACATGACAGAGACTTAGCCAAAGGTTATGGAACGGTTGAACTGCCCAATGCTTTACAAAAGAAATACCCAAAAGCTGAAAAGGAGTTTAAATGGCAATACCTTTTCCCAATGAAAAAGGTCTCCAAAGACCCTAAAAGTGGCATCATTCGCCGACACCATGTTTTGAACAGCACTTACAACCGCAACCTAAAAATAGCGGTGAACCATTCAGGCATCAACAAAAAAATCACTGCCCATACTTTAAGGCATTCCTATGCGACGCACTTGTTACAGGCAGGCATCGATGTGCGCACCATCCAAGAGCTGATGGGACATAAGAGCTTAGAAACTACCATGATTTATACCCATGTGGTGAAAGAATTGAGCGAAAAGAACCGATTCAGTCCCCTAGATTATTTATGA
- a CDS encoding DUF924 family protein, with amino-acid sequence MKAQDILDFWFEELEPKQWWVKDLALDHAIKQRFEDTHLAALAGELFHWRKTPEGRLAEVIVLDQFSRNMYRDTPASFASDPLSLCLAQTAVAVGDDLKLTDQQRSFLYMPYMHSESLLIHDEAMRLFKGLSNLDFEIKHRDIIVKFGRYPHRNDILGRESTAEEKAFLTQPDSSF; translated from the coding sequence ATGAAAGCTCAAGACATATTAGATTTCTGGTTTGAAGAACTGGAACCCAAACAATGGTGGGTTAAAGACCTTGCATTAGACCACGCGATTAAACAACGTTTTGAAGACACTCACCTTGCGGCGTTGGCGGGTGAGTTATTTCATTGGCGAAAAACACCTGAGGGCCGTTTGGCTGAGGTGATTGTTTTAGACCAGTTTTCACGCAACATGTACCGTGACACCCCCGCCTCTTTTGCCAGCGATCCTTTGTCATTGTGTTTGGCTCAAACGGCAGTGGCCGTGGGTGATGATTTGAAATTGACCGATCAGCAGCGTTCATTCCTTTATATGCCGTATATGCACTCTGAATCTTTGTTGATTCATGATGAGGCGATGCGTTTGTTCAAAGGGTTGTCAAATTTAGACTTTGAAATCAAACACCGTGACATCATCGTCAAATTCGGTCGTTATCCACACCGCAATGACATTTTAGGTCGCGAATCAACAGCAGAAGAAAAAGCATTCCTGACGCAACCTGATTCAAGTTTTTAA
- a CDS encoding RNA polymerase sigma factor, with product MTEQELIQQAQNGTTDCFTQLVVLYQPRLYSYLLARCHNRHDADDVLQDTFINAYKYLKSYDAQWAFSTWLFTIANRQLHKISQSKAKHVQIAALENTTPSPEHNHFPDENNLWLLVKKHLDSASHDLLWFFYIEDMRIKDIAHVMKKSESWVKTTLHRSRIKLSNNPAFQQFKAGVIL from the coding sequence ATGACCGAACAGGAATTGATACAACAAGCCCAAAACGGCACCACCGATTGCTTTACGCAGTTGGTGGTTTTGTACCAACCGCGTTTGTACAGTTATTTATTGGCCCGATGCCATAACCGCCACGATGCCGATGATGTGTTACAAGACACTTTCATCAACGCCTACAAATACCTTAAAAGTTATGACGCACAGTGGGCTTTCAGTACCTGGCTGTTCACAATCGCCAACCGCCAATTACACAAAATATCACAGTCAAAAGCCAAACATGTTCAAATAGCTGCACTTGAGAACACCACACCGTCACCAGAACACAATCACTTTCCTGATGAAAACAACCTCTGGTTACTGGTAAAAAAACACTTGGACAGCGCCAGCCATGACCTGTTGTGGTTTTTCTATATCGAAGACATGCGCATCAAAGACATCGCCCACGTCATGAAAAAAAGTGAATCGTGGGTGAAAACCACACTGCATCGCAGTAGAATAAAATTAAGCAATAACCCCGCTTTCCAACAATTTAAGGCAGGAGTGATTTTATGA
- a CDS encoding BON domain-containing protein has translation MKINTQKTKTAIKTTLFAATLAVTPIAFAGNNGHYDSDDKLKDAWLDGKIEAALLVNRHLNNFAIDTDVKGQVAHLSGTVNSNIDKELAEEIAKGIKGVSKVKNNLVVDEKQQPKKAVKGEERSFGTWYDDATTTAAVKSSLLLNKEASGMKVNVDTLYGIVTLSGEVSTAQEVDLIIKLAENTSGVRDVKSQLKVKS, from the coding sequence ATGAAAATTAATACACAGAAGACAAAGACAGCAATTAAAACTACTTTATTCGCCGCCACGCTCGCTGTGACTCCAATCGCATTTGCGGGAAATAATGGACATTATGACAGCGATGACAAATTAAAAGATGCATGGCTGGACGGAAAAATAGAAGCTGCCTTATTGGTGAACCGTCACCTCAATAACTTTGCCATTGATACCGATGTCAAAGGACAAGTGGCACACTTGTCTGGTACCGTCAACTCGAACATTGACAAAGAGTTGGCCGAAGAAATCGCCAAAGGCATTAAAGGTGTGTCCAAAGTGAAAAACAATTTGGTTGTTGACGAAAAACAACAACCCAAAAAAGCAGTTAAAGGAGAAGAGCGTTCATTTGGTACTTGGTACGATGATGCCACTACCACAGCAGCAGTTAAGTCCAGTTTGTTGTTGAACAAGGAAGCATCGGGCATGAAGGTTAATGTAGATACTTTATATGGCATCGTGACCTTAAGCGGAGAAGTCAGCACTGCTCAAGAAGTTGACCTGATCATCAAATTAGCAGAAAACACTTCAGGTGTGAGAGATGTAAAAAGTCAGCTGAAAGTCAAAAGCTAA
- a CDS encoding MgtC/SapB family protein codes for MLDFLFSHGDELIQWQTVVKHLVLIGIALVLSFPIAYNREHNSNSAGLRTYPLVAIATCSYTLLAMDVLGDGESIGKFMAGIVTGIGFIGGGAILKSEAKSRVSGLANAASIWNTGAIGMAVAWQRFEIALIIATINFLILRLGFEAKQAICDEDKVNEDEADI; via the coding sequence ATGTTAGATTTTTTATTTTCCCATGGTGATGAGCTGATTCAGTGGCAAACGGTGGTCAAACACTTGGTGTTGATAGGTATTGCTTTGGTTTTGTCGTTCCCTATCGCTTATAACCGTGAACACAACAGCAACAGTGCCGGCTTAAGGACTTATCCATTGGTGGCAATTGCGACCTGCTCTTATACCTTGTTGGCGATGGATGTTTTAGGAGATGGTGAAAGTATCGGTAAATTTATGGCAGGTATCGTCACAGGTATTGGATTTATTGGTGGCGGAGCCATATTAAAATCAGAGGCTAAATCTAGAGTGTCTGGGCTGGCCAATGCCGCCAGTATTTGGAACACGGGTGCCATTGGTATGGCTGTGGCGTGGCAGCGGTTTGAAATAGCGTTGATCATTGCTACCATCAATTTCTTGATCTTGCGTTTGGGCTTTGAGGCCAAGCAAGCCATTTGTGATGAGGACAAGGTGAATGAAGACGAGGCTGATATTTAG
- a CDS encoding acyltransferase family protein, which translates to MTERNRVYELDWLRVLLIFAVFIHHVLMPFNGDDWHIMNNESSKLLDDIMVYFEQFRLPALFFIAGAGSYLLLSKINSKAFIKDKFLRLFIPFVVGMMVVVPPQTYFEDTQAFESLWQAYPELALKFQPNHLWFIEFLVVFSLLAVPLFKLTQSDFFDKSFRRFESFSMRPLGLFSWVFSLIALRVLLKWFIPDDGHSVTNLSLSLFYLWFFVSGMWMIKSPKIWAKLLSHRKPHLICLVVSSVLFYGYYYSPDLSPYLSLNMRWAIWWVVCSLVAWSALLTLLGYGQQYLNNRPKWLKLTNELIYPFYIFHQTVIVVLGYFVIQMSWSLSFKASVLLVSAFVVTSALCLLLVYPFNISRRLFGLRKKSV; encoded by the coding sequence ATGACAGAAAGGAACAGGGTTTACGAATTAGATTGGTTGCGGGTGCTGTTGATTTTTGCCGTGTTTATCCACCATGTTTTGATGCCATTTAACGGTGATGACTGGCACATCATGAATAATGAAAGCAGCAAGCTTTTAGATGACATCATGGTGTATTTCGAACAGTTTCGCTTGCCGGCTTTGTTTTTTATTGCCGGTGCCGGCAGTTATTTGTTGTTGTCAAAAATAAACAGCAAAGCTTTTATCAAAGACAAGTTTCTGCGTTTGTTTATCCCTTTTGTGGTCGGCATGATGGTGGTGGTGCCGCCGCAAACCTACTTTGAAGACACACAAGCATTTGAATCATTGTGGCAAGCTTATCCTGAACTGGCTTTGAAATTCCAGCCTAATCACCTCTGGTTTATTGAATTTTTGGTTGTTTTTTCTTTATTGGCTGTGCCGCTTTTTAAACTGACCCAAAGTGACTTCTTTGACAAAAGTTTCCGAAGGTTTGAATCTTTTTCTATGCGCCCCTTGGGTTTGTTTTCGTGGGTGTTTTCTTTAATTGCTTTGCGGGTGCTGTTGAAGTGGTTTATTCCCGATGACGGGCACAGTGTGACTAACTTATCACTGTCATTGTTTTACCTGTGGTTTTTTGTCTCTGGTATGTGGATGATTAAGAGCCCCAAGATTTGGGCCAAGCTTTTAAGCCACAGGAAGCCACATTTGATTTGTTTGGTGGTCAGCTCCGTGCTGTTTTATGGCTATTATTATTCTCCTGATTTAAGTCCTTACCTTTCCTTGAACATGCGTTGGGCCATTTGGTGGGTGGTCTGTAGTTTGGTGGCTTGGTCTGCTTTGTTAACGCTGCTGGGATATGGTCAGCAATACCTAAATAACAGACCCAAATGGCTTAAGTTAACTAATGAATTAATTTATCCGTTTTATATTTTTCATCAAACCGTCATCGTGGTGCTGGGCTATTTTGTCATCCAAATGAGCTGGTCTTTGTCATTTAAAGCCAGTGTGTTGCTGGTGTCGGCTTTTGTTGTTACTTCAGCCTTGTGTTTGCTGTTGGTTTATCCTTTCAATATCAGCCGCCGCTTGTTTGGATTGAGGAAAAAATCAGTGTAA
- a CDS encoding ABC-F family ATP-binding cassette domain-containing protein: MINLSNLSLRRGHKILFEEASLMIHPGQKAGLTGANGTGKSSLFALMMGDLHADLGDCSVPKQWQIAHVKQETPSLDCTALDYVLDGDVTFRAIEQAINEATEKEQHDKLAELYAEMEHIDGYAAHAKAGRLLHGLGFAAGEELKTVKSFSGGWRMRLNLAQALMCRSDLLLLDEPTNHLDLEAVVWLADWLKRYEGTLLLISHDRDFLDNVVGHILHIEHEKLTLYTGNYSDFEKARMERLALQQAMFEKQQKQIAHMQSYVDRFRYQANKAKQAQSRLKALERMDTIAAAQVENPFHFQFLPCQNLKHQIVTLEHADIGYGDVNIFQDLTFSVTAGARIGLLGRNGAGKSTLIKAMSGDLPLKKGTLKTAKDLKLGYFAQHQLDQLDSQATAIEHVLQLNPKASEQEVKNFLGGFGFQGEKADTPIAPFSGGEKARLALSLIVYQQPDLLLLDEPTNHLDLNMRDAISFALQSYEGAVILVSHDKHMLNSVIDEMAYILDGQIHPFDGDLDEYQSFIKAQIKANELKANEAEANGTGAEPVSKKANHKAGKAQKNRIQKLEKMVDQLTEKLDQVNVKLSSDEAYLPENAEQLTEWMNQAGDLKKQLDDAETEWMELSEAMEA, translated from the coding sequence ATGATAAACCTCAGTAACCTCAGCCTGCGTCGCGGGCATAAAATCCTCTTTGAAGAAGCCAGTTTAATGATCCATCCGGGTCAAAAAGCGGGGCTGACTGGTGCCAATGGTACAGGCAAGTCCAGTTTATTTGCTTTGATGATGGGAGACTTGCATGCGGACTTGGGTGATTGTAGTGTGCCTAAGCAATGGCAAATTGCCCATGTTAAACAAGAAACGCCTTCACTTGACTGCACGGCTTTAGATTATGTGTTGGATGGTGATGTGACCTTTAGGGCGATTGAACAAGCCATTAACGAGGCGACTGAAAAAGAACAGCATGACAAGCTGGCAGAGTTGTATGCCGAGATGGAACACATTGATGGCTATGCGGCACATGCCAAGGCAGGTCGCTTGTTACATGGTTTGGGTTTTGCAGCGGGAGAAGAGTTAAAAACGGTCAAATCTTTTTCTGGTGGTTGGCGCATGCGACTGAATTTGGCACAGGCTTTGATGTGTCGCTCTGATTTGTTGTTACTCGATGAACCAACCAACCATTTGGATTTAGAGGCTGTGGTTTGGTTGGCCGATTGGTTGAAACGCTATGAAGGCACTTTATTACTGATTTCGCATGACCGTGATTTTCTCGATAATGTGGTGGGCCATATCCTGCATATTGAGCATGAAAAATTAACCTTGTACACAGGTAACTATTCTGACTTTGAAAAAGCGCGCATGGAACGCCTGGCGTTACAGCAAGCGATGTTTGAAAAGCAGCAAAAACAAATCGCCCACATGCAATCTTATGTTGATCGGTTCAGGTATCAGGCCAACAAGGCCAAACAGGCACAAAGTCGTTTAAAAGCATTGGAGCGTATGGACACGATTGCCGCTGCGCAGGTGGAAAACCCGTTTCATTTTCAATTCCTGCCATGTCAGAATTTAAAGCATCAGATTGTCACTTTAGAGCATGCTGACATTGGATATGGGGATGTGAATATTTTTCAAGACCTGACATTCTCAGTCACCGCGGGTGCCCGAATCGGCTTGTTGGGCAGAAACGGTGCCGGTAAATCTACCTTAATCAAAGCCATGTCTGGTGATTTGCCTTTGAAAAAAGGGACATTGAAAACGGCCAAAGATTTGAAATTGGGTTATTTTGCCCAGCATCAATTAGACCAACTGGACTCACAAGCGACCGCGATTGAACATGTGTTGCAACTGAATCCCAAGGCTTCAGAACAAGAAGTGAAAAACTTTTTGGGCGGGTTTGGTTTCCAAGGAGAAAAAGCCGATACGCCGATAGCACCTTTTTCGGGTGGTGAAAAAGCACGCTTGGCCTTATCTTTGATTGTATACCAGCAACCTGATTTGTTACTGCTTGATGAGCCGACCAACCATTTGGATTTGAACATGCGGGATGCCATCAGTTTTGCTTTGCAAAGTTATGAAGGCGCTGTGATACTGGTCTCGCATGACAAACACATGCTGAACAGCGTGATAGATGAAATGGCTTACATCCTTGATGGTCAAATTCATCCTTTTGATGGAGATTTGGACGAATACCAAAGCTTTATTAAGGCCCAAATTAAGGCTAACGAGCTTAAAGCGAATGAAGCAGAAGCCAATGGCACTGGCGCTGAACCTGTAAGCAAAAAAGCCAACCACAAAGCAGGCAAGGCACAAAAAAATCGCATCCAGAAATTAGAAAAGATGGTTGATCAATTGACTGAAAAATTGGATCAAGTGAATGTAAAGCTCAGTTCAGATGAGGCTTATTTGCCTGAAAATGCCGAACAATTAACCGAGTGGATGAATCAAGCGGGTGACTTGAAGAAGCAATTAGATGACGCAGAAACAGAATGGATGGAGTTGTCAGAAGCGATGGAAGCTTGA
- a CDS encoding RNA polymerase sigma factor, which produces MSIWYRLQVNQNQNGLYALAYRMLGNQLEAEDVVQDTFIKLWERREQGLKFEKAWLYKVTRNQCLDIIRRRKHAAEYQIAKAVGADVVPSAADHVINEELGVEITQAINELAEPYQSLIVMREINGLSYQVLADALDLSLSQTKVYLHRARNQLKEKLEQSYA; this is translated from the coding sequence ATGAGCATTTGGTACCGACTTCAAGTAAATCAAAACCAAAATGGCCTATATGCACTGGCATACCGTATGCTGGGCAACCAATTAGAGGCCGAAGATGTGGTGCAAGATACTTTCATTAAATTGTGGGAAAGGCGCGAACAAGGTTTAAAGTTTGAAAAGGCTTGGTTGTATAAAGTCACACGCAACCAATGCTTGGACATCATCAGGCGCAGAAAACATGCGGCTGAATACCAAATTGCCAAAGCGGTAGGGGCTGATGTGGTACCCAGTGCCGCTGACCACGTTATCAATGAAGAGCTTGGTGTTGAAATTACCCAAGCCATCAATGAACTGGCAGAACCTTACCAATCATTGATCGTGATGCGAGAAATTAATGGACTCAGTTATCAAGTATTGGCCGATGCATTGGACTTGAGTTTGTCTCAAACGAAAGTCTATTTACATCGAGCCAGAAACCAATTGAAAGAAAAATTAGAGCAAAGTTATGCGTAA
- a CDS encoding DUF4252 domain-containing protein, with amino-acid sequence MKKLLLMCLFLSFQTQAQDIMQQLQDMIKTEPNVEVNLGAGMLGLLSGMTQSEGEVADVMKNLTEIVVRVYELDDDFDGDITQIKSWVNDTAKGMKASGFQQLAAIREDDSTVFILAEMDKQTMKGLSVMALDDESELVVIKIGGQILLKDLGVLMDRFNVDISDIDIN; translated from the coding sequence ATGAAAAAATTACTGTTAATGTGTTTGTTTTTGAGTTTTCAAACTCAAGCACAAGATATCATGCAACAACTGCAAGACATGATAAAAACCGAACCCAACGTTGAGGTCAACTTGGGCGCTGGCATGCTGGGCTTACTCAGTGGCATGACCCAATCTGAAGGTGAAGTCGCTGATGTGATGAAAAACCTGACAGAGATTGTTGTTAGGGTTTATGAATTAGACGACGATTTTGATGGTGACATCACCCAGATTAAATCTTGGGTTAATGACACTGCCAAAGGCATGAAAGCCAGTGGCTTTCAACAACTGGCTGCGATTCGTGAAGATGACAGCACTGTTTTTATCTTGGCAGAAATGGACAAACAAACCATGAAAGGCTTGTCGGTGATGGCTTTAGATGACGAATCTGAATTGGTGGTGATTAAAATTGGCGGCCAAATACTTTTAAAAGACCTTGGCGTGCTCATGGATCGCTTTAATGTAGATATTAGTGATATTGATATCAATTAA
- a CDS encoding type B 50S ribosomal protein L31: MKKDIHPEYREVVFQDASADYTFLTRSCIHSKETIQWEDGNEYPLVKIEISSKSHPFYTGKHKVADTGGRVDRFKRRYQR, from the coding sequence ATGAAAAAAGATATTCATCCAGAATACAGAGAAGTGGTATTCCAAGACGCCAGTGCAGATTACACTTTCTTGACACGCTCTTGTATTCATTCGAAAGAGACCATTCAATGGGAAGATGGCAATGAGTATCCGCTAGTTAAAATCGAGATTTCATCAAAATCACATCCTTTCTACACCGGTAAGCACAAAGTGGCTGACACTGGTGGACGTGTGGATCGATTCAAACGCAGATACCAAAGATAA
- a CDS encoding citrate synthase, with protein MSQDVVKIITPEGQTAELPVIRSEMGPPTFDIKTLNKQTGYFTYDSGFAATGSCTSDITFIDGGKGVLLYRGYPIEQLAEQSNFMEVTYLLMNGELPNQSQSNAFNDEITRHTMVHEKIHAFMKGFQYDAHPMAMMMSAIGSLAAFYHNHMDMNNPEDRRLAAIRLIAKMPTVAATVYKNYIGQPFMYPKNSLNFTERLLHMMYGVPAEPYEINPVAAKALDLLFILHADHEQNASTSTVRLVGSTGANPFACISAGIASLWGPAHGGANEAVLNMLDEIGDVSQIDKYIAKAKDKNDPFRLMGFGHRVYKNFDPRATIIRKACHDVLGELGVQDPQLELAMRLEEIALKDEYFVARNLYPNVDFYSGIIYKALGIPVQMFTVMFAIARTVGWTSQWLEQYETPDTRIGRPRQVYRGAKTRDFVPLNKR; from the coding sequence ATGAGTCAAGATGTTGTTAAAATAATCACACCCGAAGGACAAACGGCTGAATTACCTGTGATTCGTTCAGAAATGGGACCGCCCACTTTTGACATTAAAACGCTGAATAAACAAACCGGATACTTTACTTATGATTCTGGTTTTGCGGCCACAGGCTCTTGTACCAGTGACATCACTTTCATTGATGGTGGTAAAGGTGTGTTGTTGTATCGTGGTTACCCAATTGAACAATTAGCAGAACAAAGTAATTTCATGGAAGTGACTTACTTGTTAATGAACGGTGAACTGCCCAATCAATCTCAATCAAATGCTTTCAACGATGAGATAACACGCCACACCATGGTTCATGAAAAAATTCATGCATTCATGAAAGGTTTTCAATATGACGCTCACCCCATGGCAATGATGATGAGTGCGATTGGTTCTTTAGCGGCTTTCTATCATAACCACATGGACATGAACAATCCTGAAGACCGCCGTTTAGCAGCGATCAGATTGATTGCAAAAATGCCGACGGTGGCTGCCACAGTTTATAAAAACTACATTGGCCAACCATTCATGTACCCAAAAAACAGCCTCAACTTCACTGAGCGTTTATTGCACATGATGTACGGTGTACCCGCAGAACCTTATGAAATCAACCCAGTGGCTGCTAAGGCTTTGGATTTGTTGTTTATTTTGCACGCAGATCACGAGCAAAACGCATCAACTTCTACTGTTCGCCTGGTAGGCTCAACTGGCGCCAATCCTTTTGCCTGTATTTCTGCAGGCATTGCTTCTTTATGGGGGCCAGCACATGGCGGTGCCAACGAAGCGGTATTGAACATGTTAGATGAAATTGGTGACGTTTCTCAAATCGACAAATACATTGCCAAAGCGAAAGATAAAAATGACCCGTTTCGTTTGATGGGTTTTGGTCACCGTGTTTACAAAAACTTTGATCCACGTGCCACCATCATTCGCAAAGCTTGTCATGACGTGTTAGGCGAATTGGGTGTTCAAGATCCACAGTTAGAGTTGGCCATGCGTTTAGAAGAAATCGCATTGAAAGACGAGTATTTTGTCGCCCGCAACTTGTATCCAAACGTCGACTTCTATTCAGGCATTATTTACAAAGCACTGGGCATCCCCGTTCAAATGTTTACGGTGATGTTTGCCATCGCCAGAACGGTGGGCTGGACATCACAGTGGTTAGAACAATACGAAACACCAGACACACGGATTGGTCGTCCACGTCAAGTTTACCGTGGCGCCAAAACTCGTGACTTCGTGCCATTGAACAAAAGATAA